A genomic window from Deinococcus detaillensis includes:
- a CDS encoding nitrilase-related carbon-nitrogen hydrolase, which yields MTRTVRAVAVQPKWHAHDFLNAAAFERWMKQQLEMARPHLSATHPNLVVLTELNGLPLVLRGGALAAASGKFEWAAALLFVHHLPQALPILVKEKVSPIRALQLARANENAALYLKTCQKLARECGVYLVSGSTPMPHYQLCGTRLRREGRALYNQTLIFAPDGSLIGSADKVHLTPDEQAGGVDLTPGKLEDLRVFPTPVGDLGVAISLDAFRADVIGKLMNGGCTVLLQPDANGSPWTGKEGIYPAGQQPRDQPLAWLESSWQVTDGNQIRYAVNPMVVGNLLDMTFDGQSAITGPDEGEVTEGGLSYVMTPPRRGFLALLPWVSDGTPQELREVGQQLAAGSGHPLENAYLSGAVHADLHLPPSTLVPPPATPHERALTAFLEGQASLPLSPLRWGWAALLTLLGASWWLIRRLQRRK from the coding sequence ATGACCCGCACCGTCCGCGCCGTCGCCGTGCAGCCAAAATGGCACGCCCACGACTTTCTAAATGCCGCCGCTTTCGAGCGCTGGATGAAGCAACAGCTCGAAATGGCGCGGCCTCACTTGTCGGCAACCCACCCAAATCTGGTCGTCCTGACTGAACTTAACGGCTTGCCCTTGGTGCTGCGCGGCGGCGCGTTGGCAGCGGCCAGCGGTAAATTCGAGTGGGCGGCGGCCCTGCTTTTTGTTCATCACTTACCCCAGGCACTGCCGATTTTAGTGAAAGAGAAAGTCTCGCCGATTCGCGCCCTGCAACTGGCCCGCGCCAATGAAAACGCGGCGCTGTATCTCAAGACGTGCCAGAAGTTGGCCCGCGAATGCGGCGTGTATCTGGTGTCGGGCAGCACGCCGATGCCGCATTACCAGTTGTGCGGCACCCGGCTGAGGCGTGAAGGCAGAGCCCTCTACAACCAAACCCTGATCTTCGCTCCAGACGGCTCACTGATCGGGAGCGCCGATAAAGTTCACCTGACCCCCGACGAGCAAGCCGGCGGCGTGGACTTGACGCCGGGGAAGCTGGAAGACCTGCGGGTGTTTCCCACGCCGGTCGGTGATTTGGGTGTGGCGATTAGCCTAGACGCCTTCCGGGCCGATGTGATCGGCAAGCTGATGAACGGCGGCTGCACCGTGCTGCTGCAACCCGACGCCAACGGCAGCCCTTGGACGGGCAAGGAGGGTATCTATCCGGCAGGCCAGCAGCCGCGTGACCAGCCGCTGGCTTGGCTGGAAAGCAGTTGGCAAGTCACGGACGGCAATCAGATTCGCTACGCCGTCAACCCGATGGTGGTGGGCAATCTGCTGGACATGACCTTTGACGGCCAGAGCGCCATCACTGGGCCAGACGAAGGGGAGGTGACCGAAGGGGGCCTCAGCTACGTCATGACGCCGCCGCGCAGGGGTTTTCTGGCGCTGCTGCCCTGGGTTTCGGACGGCACGCCGCAGGAGCTTCGGGAAGTCGGCCAGCAGCTCGCCGCCGGTTCGGGCCACCCGCTCGAAAACGCTTACCTCAGCGGAGCCGTTCACGCTGATTTGCACCTTCCACCGTCCACCCTTGTGCCGCCGCCCGCCACGCCGCACGAGCGGGCGCTCACGGCTTTTTTGGAAGGGCAGGCCAGCTTGCCGCTCTCGCCGCTGCGCTGGGGCTGGGCCGCGCTGCTGACGCTGCTGGGAGCGTCTTGGTGGCTCATCAGGCGGCTTCAGCGGCGCAAGTAA
- a CDS encoding RIO1 family regulatory kinase/ATPase domain-containing protein, protein MSGDDAEQEQKLSRKRRKPQGRRKLSAMSADADAKDPVLTQLEELGLITEVLAEIKSGKEATVYLAENDDGLLALKIYRDVAARSFKNTGDYGVGLASTSDAVSKAIAKRGSKGPAAQQDLWVASEYMVLWQLWQAGLNVPEPLIGPEAFDYVQTSPAVLMRFIGDEDRPAPRLSDIRLTPEEAQVAWQQALEGMARLLKLGLVHGDYSTYNLLWWEGSVMMIDFPQVSDQTNPHFQSLLKRDAESLAQSFKRLGIREDAESTLREVQRLARTLPDKPRLTLP, encoded by the coding sequence GTGAGCGGCGACGACGCGGAGCAAGAGCAAAAGCTCAGCCGCAAGCGCCGTAAACCGCAGGGCAGGCGCAAGCTCTCGGCCATGAGCGCTGACGCCGACGCCAAAGACCCGGTACTGACCCAGCTTGAAGAATTGGGCCTGATTACCGAGGTGCTGGCCGAAATCAAAAGCGGCAAAGAAGCCACCGTTTACCTCGCTGAAAATGACGACGGCCTCTTGGCGCTCAAGATTTACCGCGACGTGGCCGCCCGCAGCTTCAAAAACACTGGCGATTACGGCGTAGGACTCGCCAGCACCAGTGACGCGGTGAGCAAGGCGATCGCCAAGCGCGGCTCCAAAGGCCCAGCCGCCCAGCAAGACTTGTGGGTGGCCAGCGAGTACATGGTGCTGTGGCAGCTCTGGCAAGCCGGACTGAACGTTCCTGAACCGCTGATCGGTCCCGAGGCATTTGATTATGTCCAGACCAGTCCCGCCGTGCTGATGCGCTTTATCGGCGACGAAGACCGGCCCGCGCCGAGGCTCAGCGATATTCGCCTGACGCCTGAAGAAGCTCAAGTTGCTTGGCAGCAAGCGCTGGAAGGCATGGCGCGGCTGCTTAAACTCGGCCTCGTCCACGGGGATTACAGCACTTACAACCTCCTGTGGTGGGAGGGGAGCGTGATGATGATTGATTTTCCACAGGTCAGTGACCAGACCAACCCTCACTTTCAGTCGCTCTTAAAGCGCGACGCCGAAAGTTTGGCGCAGAGCTTTAAGCGCCTCGGGATTCGTGAGGACGCCGAAAGCACCCTGCGCGAAGTGCAGCGCCTCGCCCGCACTCTGCCCGACAAGCCGCGTTTGACTTTGCCGTGA
- a CDS encoding DUF3987 domain-containing protein, with amino-acid sequence MDTLPSEATALLAQLDGRSTFQTFDDRPVKNRRLSRILHDPAELQALNRQGAGVFVMVNEGDGEGRAIANVTRIRTYCADFDGQPLPERWPLAPSMLNESSLGKFHAYWILEDAESVPLDNNAFNVQQEAIARAVGSCPDDCKGLNRVMRLPGFLHQKGESFTSRIVSCTGERFTLAQIQAAFPLPAKLPIPLAQQPTHSPLTGKPSTQREAQQKYALITLHGLADELAQQQEPGRNNRLNAVGFRAGRLIGGGHLARGEVERELLNAATLTGLLESEVSPTLHSALTAGMADPEMLEDVGQMAGKVKDLHNSPSGLEWKPRQLLPPKLPPVPTMPPDMVPEALRGWLVNAAELACIPLELFAVLAVASISGLVGRSIKIKPERLQGWAVVPNLWAAIVGRPGAMKSMILDTALEFLQRLERQAAEAHEAQLLEVEIEREALLAEAARLKKQAAKSGGFDREALRDLKEREKENVAVAKRYVTQNVTYEKLGELIQENKRGLTFTRDELGSWINDLTREERAEALGFFLTAWNGEGMYSFERIGRGTVRADNPCISVIGGIQPGPLTSFMVRSRAGSAGDSGLLQRFQLIVWPDSMGEWIRQNRRASSEDKARAFSVFEALDSLYLPGEDEPPSLPFSDEAQPMWEEWRDALENRLRGGEVEHAPAFESHVSKYRSLAPSLALVFHVVELAAPDMDANQLPPVSVEALELALNWVEFLELHARKVYALELGTSNAPAYMLAEKIKAKAVKDGDRLRDLRRKDWAGLTDGLLDRAIEQLAALGWVQVEEIETGGRSSEVLRLHPDLIGGDA; translated from the coding sequence GTGGACACCCTTCCCTCTGAAGCGACCGCCCTTCTTGCTCAGCTTGACGGGCGGAGCACCTTCCAGACCTTCGATGATCGGCCCGTTAAAAATCGGCGGCTGTCTCGCATCTTGCACGACCCGGCAGAGCTGCAAGCCTTAAACCGGCAAGGCGCGGGCGTGTTCGTGATGGTCAATGAAGGGGACGGCGAAGGCCGCGCTATTGCTAACGTAACCCGTATTCGAACATATTGCGCGGACTTTGACGGCCAGCCTCTGCCTGAACGCTGGCCGCTTGCGCCGTCCATGCTCAATGAAAGCAGCCTCGGCAAGTTTCACGCCTATTGGATTCTTGAAGATGCTGAAAGCGTTCCACTGGATAACAATGCCTTCAATGTCCAGCAAGAGGCCATAGCGCGGGCGGTGGGAAGCTGTCCGGATGACTGCAAGGGCTTAAACCGCGTCATGCGATTGCCTGGCTTCCTGCACCAAAAAGGTGAGTCGTTTACTTCGCGCATCGTGTCTTGTACAGGTGAGCGCTTCACCCTAGCCCAGATTCAAGCGGCATTCCCCTTACCGGCCAAGCTGCCGATCCCCCTGGCACAGCAGCCCACCCACTCACCACTCACCGGCAAACCCAGTACTCAGCGCGAAGCCCAGCAAAAATACGCGCTCATCACCTTGCATGGTCTGGCCGATGAGCTGGCACAGCAGCAAGAACCGGGTCGAAACAACCGTCTGAACGCGGTGGGCTTTCGAGCTGGGCGGCTGATCGGCGGCGGACATCTGGCACGGGGGGAAGTCGAACGCGAATTGCTGAATGCGGCAACACTGACCGGGCTTCTGGAAAGTGAAGTCAGCCCCACGCTCCACAGCGCCCTGACAGCGGGAATGGCTGACCCTGAAATGCTCGAAGACGTGGGCCAAATGGCCGGGAAGGTGAAGGATCTTCACAACAGCCCCTCTGGGCTGGAGTGGAAACCGCGTCAGCTCTTGCCACCCAAGTTGCCGCCTGTGCCTACCATGCCGCCCGATATGGTTCCCGAAGCGCTACGCGGCTGGCTGGTCAATGCCGCTGAGCTGGCCTGCATTCCCCTGGAACTGTTCGCGGTGCTAGCAGTGGCGTCAATCTCTGGACTGGTGGGACGATCAATCAAGATCAAACCGGAGCGGCTTCAAGGCTGGGCGGTGGTGCCGAATCTCTGGGCCGCTATTGTGGGCCGCCCAGGGGCCATGAAGTCCATGATCCTTGATACCGCCTTAGAGTTTTTGCAACGTCTAGAGCGTCAGGCCGCCGAAGCACATGAGGCGCAACTCTTGGAGGTGGAAATAGAACGCGAGGCGCTTCTCGCTGAGGCGGCCAGGCTGAAGAAGCAAGCGGCTAAGTCTGGTGGTTTTGATCGTGAAGCGCTACGCGACCTCAAGGAACGAGAGAAGGAAAATGTAGCCGTCGCCAAGCGCTACGTCACGCAGAACGTCACCTACGAGAAGCTGGGCGAATTGATTCAAGAGAATAAACGTGGCCTGACATTCACGCGAGATGAGTTGGGAAGCTGGATTAACGACCTCACCCGCGAGGAACGCGCTGAGGCGCTGGGCTTTTTCCTCACGGCTTGGAACGGTGAGGGGATGTACTCCTTCGAGCGGATTGGGCGCGGCACAGTGCGGGCCGATAATCCCTGTATTTCGGTGATCGGCGGCATTCAGCCGGGGCCACTGACTTCCTTCATGGTACGCAGCCGTGCAGGGTCAGCCGGTGATAGTGGGCTGTTGCAACGCTTCCAACTTATCGTCTGGCCGGATTCGATGGGCGAGTGGATACGTCAGAACCGGCGGGCTTCCAGCGAGGATAAGGCGCGGGCCTTCAGCGTATTTGAAGCACTGGATAGCTTGTACCTCCCTGGCGAGGATGAGCCGCCCAGCTTGCCATTCAGCGATGAAGCTCAGCCTATGTGGGAGGAGTGGCGAGACGCCCTGGAAAACCGTTTACGCGGTGGTGAAGTGGAACATGCGCCCGCCTTTGAATCCCACGTCAGCAAGTACCGCTCCCTAGCCCCTTCGCTGGCCCTGGTCTTCCATGTAGTCGAACTGGCCGCGCCGGACATGGACGCCAATCAGTTGCCACCCGTGTCGGTTGAAGCGCTGGAACTGGCCTTGAACTGGGTTGAGTTTTTGGAGCTACACGCTCGGAAGGTCTATGCCCTTGAACTGGGTACGTCTAACGCTCCTGCCTATATGCTGGCCGAGAAGATCAAAGCGAAGGCAGTTAAGGACGGCGACCGGCTTCGTGACCTTCGCCGGAAAGATTGGGCGGGTTTGACGGATGGGCTGCTTGACCGGGCCATAGAGCAACTGGCGGCACTGGGCTGGGTACAGGTGGAGGAAATAGAGACTGGCGGGCGGTCTTCTGAGGTATTGCGCCTGCATCCTGATCTGATTGGCGGTGACGCATGA
- a CDS encoding helix-turn-helix domain-containing protein, giving the protein MTVIQEPPTRLTRKPEEAAPMLGVGRNGVYDLIRSGALRSIRIGRKIVIPLSAIEDFLNGGQK; this is encoded by the coding sequence ATGACTGTAATCCAAGAACCACCTACACGTCTCACCAGAAAGCCAGAAGAGGCCGCACCGATGCTGGGCGTGGGCCGCAATGGGGTCTATGACTTGATCCGCTCCGGCGCACTCCGCAGCATTCGCATAGGCCGGAAAATTGTCATTCCCTTATCTGCCATCGAGGATTTTTTGAACGGCGGGCAGAAATGA
- a CDS encoding SH3 domain-containing protein, translating to MKHTLTALLGALALTLPAAAQDAHFVFRAQATTRHNTNLRAQPSLKAKVLLVVPRGQQVKVGDCTDWCQVTYQDSQQTHTGYLYAALLKRKVLPIITPQSSAKP from the coding sequence ATGAAGCACACCCTCACCGCCTTGCTTGGAGCACTGGCCCTGACACTGCCCGCCGCTGCCCAAGACGCGCATTTCGTTTTTCGGGCGCAGGCCACCACCCGCCACAACACCAACTTGCGGGCGCAGCCGTCCCTGAAAGCCAAAGTCCTCCTGGTGGTTCCGAGGGGGCAGCAAGTCAAGGTCGGCGACTGCACCGATTGGTGCCAGGTGACCTACCAGGACAGCCAGCAAACCCATACCGGCTACCTGTACGCCGCCCTGCTGAAGCGAAAAGTCTTGCCGATCATCACGCCGCAGTCCAGCGCTAAGCCTTGA
- a CDS encoding helix-turn-helix domain-containing protein yields MKQQAITHEKLAELTSIQRPNVTRLLTGQSGAIPENWQKVLDTLGLELVAQPKREG; encoded by the coding sequence ATGAAACAGCAGGCTATTACCCACGAGAAGCTCGCTGAGCTAACGAGTATTCAGCGGCCAAACGTCACCCGACTCCTGACTGGGCAGAGTGGAGCCATTCCTGAAAACTGGCAAAAGGTCTTAGACACGCTGGGCTTGGAACTGGTGGCACAGCCAAAACGGGAAGGCTGA
- a CDS encoding class I SAM-dependent DNA methyltransferase yields MALSPSAFVSKYQKVTVNEKAAVQTHFNELCELLQVPKPLDYDPTGSEYRFEKHVVKTTGKKGYADVWWAGHFGWEYKGPEANGDLKKAYTQLLTYREDLQNPPLLVVSDMKTIQVHTNFTGTQKEITVYTLEDLLDEGKRQALARIWTDPQTFNPTKRIEIATEAAVADLAKVSEVLRRDEADTEAIADFLVRVMFTLFAEDMELIPSGTFTRLLTEALKHDEDFKPMCEELFEAMKVGKRTLAGRIPYINGGVFENTSAPDLKGSEIRILRDAARRDWRQIDPTIFGTLFELVLDPEKRWQRGAHYTPLSDILDVVEPVIMRPLRAEWDALRLELVPLVQEVEEARRKGGGLFAEGGLGQTQIDEAAGRLRVFQARLASVTVLDAAMGSGNFLYVTLRLLLDLELEVRATIRTLTEQEAEAVPPLVSPRQLLGMEINKYAHEIAGMVLWIGYLQWLREHGEKRRESPVLDRLPGLVCQDAVMDGDRVREWPAAEFIVGNPPFLGNSPMREQLGSDNVDALRKAYGERIPGFSDFVCYWFEKAREQVAAGKTKRVGLIATNSIRGGKNRVVMERIQRDANIFRAWPDRAWTQDGAAVRVSVVMFDDGSDPERVLLHHEGDERNVKTRTEAVRVVASINPDLSIGASLEQAPKLKENAGRAFIGVLPTGTFDLPGEKARSWLTLPNTSGVSNADVIKRFIVGEDITEGSKDRYTIDFTGLTEKQATEYEEPFEYVKTYVKPKRDQNNRKAYRERWWLYAEVRPGMLSKLSGLSRFIATSRVSKFRTFVYLPSDVVPDNALVVIAADDDFTFGVLNSHLHSSWAFRLGTFMGKGNDTRYTPSTTFETFPFPKPNAAQREAIEKAARQLENVRAMLLTKEDPYRKANAETSSAKKLLTLTGAYNLLTTYRTSGSEVIVGVKALARAHDALDKEVAAAYGWAWPLTDDELLEKLLALNLECAALEAEAAVTLAEVETQCKANEKTAKAAAKQAAGKKVDSSAVSQA; encoded by the coding sequence ATGGCCCTTTCTCCCTCAGCATTCGTCAGCAAATACCAGAAGGTCACGGTCAACGAAAAGGCCGCCGTACAGACGCATTTCAATGAGCTATGCGAACTGCTGCAAGTGCCTAAGCCGCTCGATTACGACCCCACCGGCAGCGAGTACCGTTTTGAGAAGCACGTGGTCAAGACCACCGGCAAGAAGGGTTACGCCGACGTGTGGTGGGCTGGGCATTTTGGCTGGGAGTACAAGGGGCCGGAAGCCAATGGCGATCTCAAGAAGGCCTACACCCAGCTTCTGACCTACCGGGAAGACTTGCAGAATCCGCCGCTGCTGGTGGTGTCGGACATGAAGACGATTCAGGTTCACACCAACTTCACCGGCACCCAGAAAGAAATTACTGTCTACACCCTTGAAGACCTGCTTGATGAGGGCAAGCGGCAAGCGCTGGCACGGATCTGGACCGATCCGCAGACATTCAACCCGACCAAACGTATTGAAATTGCCACTGAGGCCGCAGTGGCCGACCTGGCAAAAGTCAGCGAAGTGCTACGTAGGGACGAAGCGGACACAGAGGCCATTGCGGATTTTCTGGTACGGGTCATGTTCACGCTGTTTGCCGAGGATATGGAGCTAATTCCCTCCGGCACTTTTACCCGGCTGCTGACCGAAGCCCTCAAGCACGATGAAGACTTTAAACCGATGTGCGAAGAGCTGTTTGAGGCTATGAAGGTGGGCAAGAGGACGCTGGCCGGGCGCATCCCCTACATCAACGGCGGCGTCTTCGAGAACACCAGTGCGCCAGATCTGAAAGGTAGCGAAATCAGGATTCTTCGTGATGCAGCGCGGCGTGACTGGCGGCAGATTGACCCAACCATATTCGGTACTCTGTTTGAGCTGGTGCTTGACCCGGAGAAGCGCTGGCAGCGCGGCGCACACTACACGCCGCTCAGCGACATTCTTGACGTGGTGGAACCAGTCATCATGCGCCCACTACGCGCTGAGTGGGACGCGCTGCGCTTGGAATTAGTGCCACTGGTTCAAGAGGTGGAGGAAGCCCGCCGGAAGGGCGGCGGCCTGTTTGCTGAGGGCGGCCTGGGACAAACTCAGATTGATGAGGCGGCAGGCCGTCTGAGAGTATTTCAAGCGCGGCTGGCCAGCGTGACTGTGCTGGACGCGGCGATGGGATCGGGCAACTTCCTGTACGTGACGCTGCGGCTGCTGCTTGATCTGGAGCTAGAAGTACGGGCCACTATCCGCACTCTGACCGAGCAGGAGGCTGAGGCGGTGCCGCCGCTGGTATCGCCCCGGCAACTGCTGGGCATGGAAATCAACAAGTACGCCCACGAAATCGCCGGAATGGTGTTGTGGATCGGCTACCTTCAATGGCTGCGCGAACACGGCGAGAAGCGCCGGGAATCGCCCGTGCTGGACAGACTGCCGGGGCTGGTCTGCCAGGATGCCGTGATGGATGGTGACAGGGTGCGCGAGTGGCCTGCTGCCGAGTTCATCGTGGGGAATCCGCCGTTTCTGGGCAACTCTCCGATGCGCGAACAGCTTGGCAGCGATAATGTGGACGCCCTTCGCAAAGCCTACGGGGAGCGCATTCCGGGCTTCTCAGACTTCGTGTGTTACTGGTTCGAGAAGGCCCGCGAGCAGGTGGCTGCCGGGAAAACCAAGCGGGTGGGGCTGATCGCCACCAACAGCATTCGCGGCGGCAAAAACCGTGTGGTGATGGAGCGCATTCAGCGAGACGCCAACATTTTCAGAGCTTGGCCGGATCGGGCCTGGACGCAGGACGGCGCAGCGGTGCGGGTCAGTGTGGTGATGTTTGATGATGGCAGCGACCCAGAGAGGGTGCTGCTGCACCACGAGGGCGACGAGCGCAACGTCAAGACTCGCACCGAGGCCGTGCGAGTGGTGGCCAGCATCAATCCCGATTTAAGTATCGGGGCCAGCTTGGAGCAGGCCCCGAAACTCAAGGAGAATGCCGGGCGGGCATTCATAGGTGTGCTGCCTACTGGAACCTTTGACCTTCCTGGTGAGAAGGCCCGCTCTTGGCTAACGCTGCCCAATACTTCGGGCGTAAGTAACGCTGACGTAATTAAGCGCTTCATAGTGGGCGAAGACATCACCGAAGGCAGTAAGGATCGCTACACGATTGACTTTACCGGCCTCACCGAAAAGCAAGCTACCGAATATGAAGAGCCATTTGAATACGTCAAAACTTACGTAAAACCGAAGAGGGATCAGAACAATAGAAAGGCTTATCGTGAGCGCTGGTGGCTCTATGCTGAAGTACGTCCTGGGATGCTTAGTAAACTCTCAGGCCTATCTAGATTTATAGCAACTTCCCGTGTTTCTAAGTTCCGTACATTTGTTTATCTGCCATCCGATGTAGTGCCAGATAATGCACTGGTAGTGATCGCCGCTGACGATGATTTCACTTTCGGCGTGTTGAACAGTCATTTACATAGCTCATGGGCGTTTCGACTTGGCACCTTCATGGGCAAGGGGAACGATACCCGCTACACCCCGTCCACCACCTTTGAAACCTTCCCCTTCCCTAAACCGAATGCCGCCCAGCGTGAGGCTATCGAGAAGGCCGCCCGGCAACTTGAGAATGTCCGCGCCATGCTGCTGACCAAAGAAGACCCTTACCGTAAGGCCAACGCAGAGACGAGCAGCGCCAAGAAGCTGCTGACGCTGACCGGCGCTTATAACCTGCTCACCACCTACCGCACGAGCGGCTCAGAGGTCATCGTGGGAGTCAAGGCACTGGCCCGCGCTCATGACGCTCTGGATAAAGAGGTGGCGGCGGCCTATGGCTGGGCCTGGCCATTGACCGACGACGAGCTGCTAGAGAAGCTGCTGGCACTCAATCTGGAATGTGCCGCGCTGGAAGCTGAGGCCGCCGTTACGCTGGCCGAAGTGGAAACGCAGTGTAAGGCCAACGAGAAGACAGCGAAAGCAGCCGCAAAGCAAGCAGCGGGAAAGAAGGTGGATAGCTCAGCCGTCTCTCAAGCCTAG
- a CDS encoding tyrosine-type recombinase/integrase encodes MPKRANGEGTLSRRKDKAGKTIGWRGAITVGHHENGSQERRWISGKTQSEVQDKLRALQADLHSGMVANTEGLTVADFMARWVEHKESDGVKPNTVQSYRDTVRLSITPHIGRMKLAKLKPLDIERLLSKMQKAGKSAANRRYSLRVLSMALRQAVRWQMLPRNVADVINPPKAERPEMQIWTPEQVVTFLDASQAHRLHAAFYLALMTGMRRGEVLGLQWTDIDFGRSRLMVRHNLVEVHGDGVTGKQQAGKPTVSSIQVKLQTPKTAASRRTVVLSPGTLSKLREHQAQQARERSAAAEAWQDQGLVFASELGGLTNPNSFSRQFKKLTGEAKLPNIRFHDLRHTAASLMIRRGMNPKVVSDRLGHTDPAFTLRVYTHLYDEQREEAAFDLSDLFPVAAGGPN; translated from the coding sequence ATGCCCAAACGAGCTAATGGTGAAGGCACACTGAGCAGGCGCAAAGACAAGGCAGGAAAAACAATCGGCTGGCGTGGCGCTATCACAGTGGGTCATCACGAAAACGGCAGTCAGGAGCGGCGGTGGATCAGTGGGAAGACCCAATCAGAAGTGCAAGACAAGCTGCGGGCCTTGCAAGCCGATCTGCACAGCGGCATGGTGGCAAATACTGAAGGCTTGACGGTGGCCGACTTCATGGCCCGTTGGGTAGAACACAAAGAGAGCGACGGCGTGAAGCCGAATACTGTCCAGAGCTATCGGGACACGGTGCGCCTTTCCATCACGCCCCACATTGGCCGGATGAAGCTGGCAAAGCTCAAACCTTTGGATATTGAGCGGCTACTCTCCAAGATGCAAAAAGCCGGTAAAAGCGCGGCCAATCGACGCTACAGCCTGCGCGTGCTGAGTATGGCCCTTCGTCAAGCAGTGCGCTGGCAGATGTTGCCGCGCAACGTGGCTGACGTAATTAACCCCCCAAAAGCAGAGCGGCCAGAAATGCAGATATGGACGCCCGAACAAGTAGTGACCTTTCTGGATGCTTCACAGGCCCACCGGCTACACGCGGCTTTTTACCTGGCCCTGATGACTGGGATGCGGCGCGGTGAAGTGCTGGGCTTGCAGTGGACAGATATTGACTTCGGGCGCTCCCGACTGATGGTTAGACACAACCTTGTCGAGGTTCACGGCGACGGTGTGACCGGAAAACAGCAGGCAGGGAAGCCGACTGTTTCTTCAATTCAGGTCAAACTCCAGACCCCAAAAACGGCGGCTTCGCGGCGCACCGTTGTGCTCTCACCCGGCACCCTCTCCAAGTTGCGAGAACATCAGGCCCAGCAAGCGCGGGAGCGCTCAGCGGCGGCGGAAGCCTGGCAAGATCAGGGCTTGGTCTTCGCTTCCGAGCTGGGCGGGCTGACCAATCCGAACAGTTTCTCCCGTCAATTCAAGAAATTGACAGGGGAAGCCAAGCTGCCCAACATCCGCTTCCATGATCTTCGCCACACGGCGGCTTCGCTGATGATCCGGCGCGGCATGAATCCTAAAGTGGTGAGTGATCGACTGGGCCACACTGACCCCGCCTTCACCCTGCGCGTTTATACACACCTCTATGACGAACAGCGCGAAGAGGCAGCATTTGATCTAAGTGATCTCTTTCCAGTAGCCGCAGGCGGGCCAAACTAA
- the rpsO gene encoding 30S ribosomal protein S15, giving the protein MDAAHRKEIMNAYGKDAQDTGSTSVQVALLSDRISNLSKHLATNKKDKAGQRGLQLMNGQRRRLLKYLEGQDYDAYIALTNKLSIRRGQRVVR; this is encoded by the coding sequence ATGGACGCCGCACACCGCAAAGAGATCATGAACGCCTACGGCAAAGACGCGCAGGACACCGGCAGCACCAGCGTGCAAGTCGCGCTGCTGTCTGACCGGATCAGCAACCTGAGCAAGCACCTCGCCACCAACAAAAAAGACAAAGCCGGTCAGCGTGGCCTGCAACTGATGAACGGCCAGCGCCGCCGCCTGCTCAAGTACTTGGAAGGTCAGGATTACGACGCTTACATCGCCCTGACCAACAAACTCAGCATTCGCCGGGGCCAGCGCGTCGTTCGCTAA
- the mqnB gene encoding futalosine hydrolase, translating to MKRALIVVATAGEAERLYTLNVSGVEIQIVMSGVGAVAAALATQAALSASSYDLAISAGIGGAFEGSGLAVGSVALASEIVQADLGAWDGDAFLPLAELGLEVTAGNTGRFACWPASLSLGLPCGPFVTVNSVTGSVAGAAELLRRVPGALVEGMEGAGVAHAALLAGVPVAEVRGISNFVGPRDRAAWRIGEALTGLDTGLRRVLERLAES from the coding sequence TTGAAACGCGCCCTGATCGTGGTCGCCACTGCCGGAGAAGCTGAGCGGCTGTATACCCTCAACGTCAGCGGCGTGGAAATACAAATCGTGATGAGCGGCGTGGGCGCGGTGGCGGCGGCGCTGGCGACTCAGGCGGCCCTGAGCGCTTCCAGTTATGACCTCGCCATCAGCGCGGGCATTGGCGGGGCTTTTGAGGGCAGCGGCTTGGCAGTGGGCAGCGTGGCGCTGGCTTCCGAAATCGTGCAGGCAGACTTGGGCGCTTGGGATGGAGACGCGTTTTTGCCGCTTGCAGAGTTGGGCCTAGAAGTGACGGCGGGCAACACAGGCCGCTTTGCTTGCTGGCCCGCGAGCTTGAGCTTGGGTTTACCCTGCGGCCCCTTTGTCACCGTGAACAGCGTGACCGGCAGCGTGGCGGGCGCGGCAGAGCTGCTGAGGCGTGTGCCGGGGGCGCTGGTGGAAGGTATGGAAGGCGCGGGAGTGGCGCACGCCGCCTTACTGGCAGGCGTTCCGGTGGCTGAGGTGCGCGGTATCAGCAACTTTGTGGGGCCGCGTGACCGAGCGGCGTGGCGCATCGGTGAAGCGCTCACGGGGCTAGATACGGGGCTACGGCGGGTGCTGGAGCGCTTGGCCGAGTCATGA